The Streptomyces sp. NBC_01689 genome includes a window with the following:
- a CDS encoding ISAzo13 family transposase has product MSVSDEVRSQLAVKFGVLFPHLDERQRRLLMGAEARVLGHGGIRAVARAAEVSETTVRKGVSELEAGDEPLGRVRRPGGGRKKAVDLDPGLRLALLALVEPDERGDPMSPLRWTVKSTRNLAAELSREGHRVSADTVGDLLREEGFSLQAGAKTLEGKQHPDRDAQFRYINERARQHIDGGQPVISVDTKKKELVGDYKNAGHQWRPAGEPVLVKTHDFLDRRGPGKAIPYGIYDIAANTGWVSVGTDHDTAAFAVASIRRWWQARGRHDYPAATRLLITADAGGSNGYRTRAWKTELSALAAETGLDITVCHMPPGTSKWNKIEHRLFSHISMNWRGRPLTSHDVIVNSIAATTTRTGLRVHAELDPGTYDTGIKVTDSDIDALPLHRHRFHGDWNYTLHPQPRDNANASAGCSPPGPCRGCLRNPELTGMPEPALDELVNQLAEKLEELREQARLQQRGGERIRARGAGAQDRLTTADRVLATVLYLRKLGTRDLLAQLFGVNGSTLTRAVRQVQPLLSEHGYTVPSSTARFRTPADVTAFLANSSPTETKSAC; this is encoded by the coding sequence CGATGAGGTCCGAAGTCAACTCGCTGTGAAGTTCGGGGTGTTGTTCCCGCACCTTGATGAGCGGCAGCGGCGGCTGCTGATGGGGGCCGAGGCCCGGGTCCTGGGGCACGGTGGTATCCGGGCGGTTGCCCGGGCGGCCGAGGTCAGTGAGACGACGGTCCGCAAGGGCGTGAGCGAGCTGGAGGCCGGCGACGAGCCTCTGGGCCGGGTACGCAGGCCCGGTGGTGGGCGCAAGAAGGCCGTGGACCTTGATCCGGGGTTGCGGCTCGCACTGCTGGCACTGGTGGAACCCGATGAACGAGGCGATCCGATGTCGCCGTTGCGTTGGACGGTGAAGTCGACCAGGAATCTCGCGGCTGAGCTCTCCCGCGAGGGGCACAGGGTGAGTGCGGACACGGTCGGGGACCTGCTGCGTGAGGAGGGCTTCAGCCTGCAGGCTGGTGCCAAGACCCTCGAGGGCAAGCAACACCCGGACCGGGACGCCCAGTTCCGCTACATCAACGAGCGGGCCAGGCAGCACATTGACGGCGGACAGCCGGTGATCAGCGTGGACACCAAGAAGAAGGAGCTGGTAGGCGACTACAAGAACGCGGGCCACCAATGGCGGCCTGCCGGTGAGCCGGTGCTGGTCAAGACGCACGATTTCCTGGACCGGCGGGGACCGGGAAAGGCGATCCCGTACGGGATCTACGACATCGCCGCGAACACCGGCTGGGTCAGTGTCGGCACCGATCATGACACCGCAGCGTTCGCTGTTGCCTCCATCCGCCGTTGGTGGCAGGCCCGCGGTCGGCACGACTACCCTGCCGCCACCCGTTTGCTGATCACCGCGGACGCCGGCGGGTCCAACGGATACCGCACCCGCGCTTGGAAGACCGAGCTCTCAGCCCTTGCCGCCGAGACGGGCCTGGACATCACGGTCTGCCACATGCCGCCGGGCACCTCGAAGTGGAACAAGATCGAGCACCGGCTGTTCTCCCACATCAGCATGAACTGGCGAGGCCGCCCGCTGACCAGCCACGACGTCATCGTGAACAGCATCGCGGCGACCACCACCCGCACCGGGCTGAGAGTCCACGCCGAACTCGACCCGGGCACCTACGACACTGGCATCAAGGTCACCGACAGCGATATCGATGCTCTGCCCTTGCACCGGCATCGCTTCCACGGCGACTGGAATTACACCCTCCACCCACAGCCTCGCGACAACGCCAACGCATCAGCCGGATGCTCGCCCCCGGGGCCCTGCAGGGGATGTCTGCGCAACCCGGAGCTGACCGGCATGCCCGAACCAGCGCTGGACGAGCTCGTCAACCAACTAGCCGAGAAGCTGGAGGAGTTACGTGAGCAGGCACGGCTCCAGCAAAGAGGAGGCGAACGCATCCGCGCTCGCGGTGCGGGGGCCCAGGACAGGCTGACCACCGCCGACAGGGTGCTGGCCACCGTGCTCTACCTGCGCAAACTTGGCACCCGAGACCTGCTCGCCCAGCTTTTCGGAGTCAACGGCAGCACCCTTACCAGGGCCGTGCGCCAAGTCCAGCCCCTCCTCTCCGAGCACGGTTACACCGTTCCATCCTCGACAGCCAGGTTCCGGACACCCGCTGACGTCACCGCGTTCCTCGCAAACAGCAGCCCCACGGAGACCAAATCAGCATGTTGA